The sequence ATCAACATGTGCTACAATGAGACGAACCCACCAATGTCAGCATCAACATGTGCTACAATGAGACGAACCCACCAATGTCAGCATCAACATGTGCTACAATGAGACGAACCCACCAATGTCAGCATCAACATGTGCTACAATGAGACGAACCCACCAATGTCAGCATCAACATGTGCTACAATGAGACGAACCCACCAATGTCAGCATCAACATGTGCTACAATGAGACGAACCCACCAATGTCAGCATCAACATGTGCTACAATGAGACGAACAGATACAACATCACAGAAACAGACAACTTACCTGAGCTAAAAATCTTGTTCCACCAGACACATTCTTCTTAGCTTCAGTCAGATTGTCTTCAATCGTGTCGACTTTTTCTTTCTGTTCCTTAAATGAGACAGCGGGTACTTTATTAAGTGGTGTAGTTGGAGGACCAGTCGGCCTGGTAGCTGCTGCTGCTTAGCCCCGACCCACTGCTGCGATTGGTGGTGGACTGCTAGGTCATCTCTGTCGAGCGGAGTAAGACACCACCAAGTGTGGACAGCTGGCTTCATCCCCACCACACCTCTCAACACTTGGCCTGTAAGATGCCAGCTCAAATCGAAGGAGGAGGAATTCGACTTACATGCACGAGTTTGGAAAAATCTGTCATCAAACCATCAAGCTCGACAAGGTTCtggaaaacacaataaaaaggaaaattagCATCAggatcaacaacaaaaatcacAAAGCTGTCTTAGTGGAATCAACTCCTCACCTCACCAGAAGGGGGGAGACGTTGCTCTACCGTTTACCAGGAGGGGCATAGGGTCTGACTGCTCCGTATGTGCTAAATCCCAGCTCAAGTCCAGTGAAAGACGAGACAGCACTGACCTGATGAAGAGTTTCCGAGGAGCTCTCAGCCTCCATTTGTTGTCGATGTTGCTGCTGTATTAACTGTATTGACTCGGGCGTGTCATGGCGATGATAGTCGGGCTCTGAGATTGAGTCCTCAATCAACATTAAATGCACTGAAATATGAGGAGGAAAACATGAGATCAATGTAGatcttcagcattgttattACCAACATGTAGAGTTGATATTGAAGTCATGAGAGGAAGGACTGACAAGTTGTTGACTGGACATCATCACATGACAGTATTGCTCTAATAGAGAGGGATTAGATTCCTTGAGTGTCTGTGAGGGAGACCCTCTTTAATAAAGCACTTGATTGAGAACTGAAGAGTCGAAGGCACCTTTTCACCAACATGGCCAGTTCGGCTTTCTTCCCATTCAAGGGATTCACCCCATAATGTCTTGCCTCCAAGGAATATCacaattcatcatgttcatactGAACACAAACTAGAGAGTGTCATACACTGACAAGACCTACTGTAGCGCACCTGGTAAACTCTGTGGTTGTGCTCTCTCATTCGACCTCTCCTCTACCACTGGCACAACATCCACACGAGACGAGCCTTGTTCCTGAATCGCTTTCTCTAAATGTTTATCATGCCCGTAAAGATTCAAGAATTCGATTATCCTCATTGATGCCTCCTGGcgaatattttctattttcttaTCAAACGCCTCAACATCTGAGTCCAGCACCTTTGTGCGTGTGTTCTCAATCTCCTGGATATTCGCCTTTAACTGTTGGACTGTGCGACTCGAGTTGATGTGCTCACGGTTGAGATGCGTCCACTCTTCGAGACGCTGGAACTGAACCAGAACATCCATTATTAGTTTCAGGAAAAAGCGAGACCCATGCCAGAATGGGCATCACCACCGGCCAAATCGAGACCCATGGGTGTCATTGCTGGCCAAGTCACTCTGAATCTGGACAATCAAGGGCGAGTTGCATAATGAAGATGGACACACCCCTCCCGCCATTACTGCTCTATGACAGTCCAACTCGGGCCCGCCCGCCCTCCGACATGGGAGCGAGTTTTTCATTCCATCACTCAGTCAGTAAGTAACTGATCTGCCCGGACACGCCAGGCATGACTTACCCTTTCAATGTTAACTTGATGTTTTTGAAGTCTCTCCAGATCGATCTGTAAAATCTTGATAAACTTCTGAACAGTTTGTTCAAGTCGCCTAAGAGGGAACTTCTGGGGCATCGCGGCCGATTGTCCAGCCGATGACGCCATCTTTAGATACACAAGTGGTTCTTGAATATAAACTTGTTGGAGGACGAGGAAAGACTTATTCACATCTTTTCAGTTCTCCGATCCAGAAGAACCTGGAAAGAGTGAAATGAACGTTTACTGTGGCTGATCTAATTCAACTTCAAGCCTAATTTGGTCGGTTACAGTCTGGAGTCTGGTGCAGGTCGCCACGACTAAAACTGCTTGTGTGCCAAGGCCAGGGTGCTATGGGCTGCTCTATGGGCTGCTCT comes from Lineus longissimus chromosome 15, tnLinLong1.2, whole genome shotgun sequence and encodes:
- the LOC135499742 gene encoding syntaxin-17-like; the protein is MASSAGQSAAMPQKFPLRRLEQTVQKFIKILQIDLERLQKHQVNIERFQRLEEWTHLNREHINSSRTVQQLKANIQEIENTRTKVLDSDVEAFDKKIENIRQEASMRIIEFLNLYGHDKHLEKAIQEQGSSRVDVVPVVEERSNERAQPQSLPVHLMLIEDSISEPDYHRHDTPESIQLIQQQHRQQMEAESSSETLHQNLVELDGLMTDFSKLVHEQKEKVDTIEDNLTEAKKNVSGGTRFLAQAAKLKTAAYPVAGALLGGVVGGPVGLVAGAKLGLAAAIGGGLLGLTSGGLIKRHRDRQTDMEMKKLENRSSSCPENLDKVS